A window of the Tenebrio molitor chromosome 1, icTenMoli1.1, whole genome shotgun sequence genome harbors these coding sequences:
- the LOC138137716 gene encoding putative leucine-rich repeat-containing protein DDB_G0290503 isoform X2 produces MYRRKTVGNQEVYSEYSIYSSFSTLTLRKYQNYRTSWNTILEKRPEGTCKNKQTLSIRSSFVLFSDFSIRQIPINKLIANRSYFNYLNLSYFVTEYKMNRNRSYIKDADDEEHRAFQVVQILKKNIMDETPDSDGNSNQFEPAQNTTHTKTKKSLFATLIKRKHAKMPKVKITKKIETCSTINFDTESASSEQELAHYQLSSESEKLWPKQEVVQSSTQTRKTKHYNFFQKIIKRSKMEEFPKKTSSGLPAANNGCGEPQNSERKLTTKALAQMNNVVPTTYMPKYNIKLINGINELQDILQNLSHCEDHMIYLLKKYIEDKSFQKQLLDASSEYFALQYDSKCQANVLADRLWCQQLEVAKIQDYNIQKRLNFLVKTNRSLQFQIESLCRHCEKLASRTNLYPKRFLHMRSFGKIYARQLIDNNRKLQNKIKALTGVITDFEEELQKSQHQKAALEDEKRGLKSQIYRLENVLDKQEADREMENSTMMMQLGHQNNLIKDSEEAIRYICQDLHSFEHQIRELAINVNWSTFQHQGACLPEMIYQIRVCIGEIFVTMVAAYRNVTIIAKDVTKLRNTNARLQENLQKSTNELDNLSKKLDRNAGEGEINTLQSHCEKLEQENFSLKLKLDSAFEQNKFLREEIENKNKMLNESKTSVNDFSTQHQMLSNQLDEIVQMISQLGPNDLSKEFPTSQEKLEYLKLRYGQVVSDRKHLVERCSSLEDENQNLVQAQQIYQQDLATLQDGVTILAAENETVKKQLSTEHQTVTSLQNERIKYLEEKNILKTIFQHLKSEISRIQQLEGAVADMTKETSRLSLIAEFNKQLGEQLKNEVEVKDNTILELRQSLEKLSHIQIDSDKEKMTLCAQLSEVASVKEKLSDCLEMELKKNLHLDESKKKLETSTKSQLKIFEEMQKNERTALKELLKDFKSLIKQRDCLVHMQEQQNKKYRDLEKYCHEVKKQYEGALVQVNNRDKEIRRLVEKLEEQEMQMRQVEGESNANTNKYEKNLRKLEKLLGQIRSENNELEASNNYLKTNLQNMQNDLNEAKEKESMMENKLTVKTAEYATLESEVNNYRNDLQAVSQENGKMKLEMEYLKKLYDQQTSELKDTISMYSSKDNVYMETQTTMLNKEQQIGELNKIIFEKENDIKQIQQECTFLKKQNEDLNKILMGYENQLVVLQDVETSKLKLEKEFHNVQLEHKTTLGNLESAQKEIENLKHELKEQIAMSEDEKSFYKSQTTEIICEYSEQKANIEDEIDSISTQLRMVTENLHKEKLRFEELTKCHEELDKRYLEMNEKFNSEADRHKDACRKIENMENLMKVMGSERDNLQQQVHMLLLEINEEKESNIHIHGENQKMQMILEQGRQQYAAVLDRNAALEDELKELHFEMKMLMNSKDSSQNEIEKTLMNLEEKSGELKSAKETVECLRKELGESQKTVFDLKEDYFKLQQHVTGLEFKNCELTLQLHEIQGKLATERNLYQDLKHNKNRESTSASAPSDCGELFF; encoded by the exons ATGTATAGACGAAAG ACCGTTGGCAATCAAGAAGTTTATAGCGAATATTCCATTTACTCTTCGTTTTCCACCTTGACATTGCGAAAGTACCAAAATTACAGAACGAGTTGGAACACGATCTTGGAAAAACGCCCCGAAGGAACttgtaaaaacaaacaaactttAAGCATCCGCAGTTCTTTCGTCCTTTTTTCCGACTTTTCGATAAGACAAATACCAATAAACAAATTGATTGCCAACAGATCCTATTTCAATTACTTGAACTTGAGTTACTTTGTAACGGAATACAAAATGAATCGAAATCGAAGTTACATAAAAGATGCTGATGATGAG GAGCACAGAGCCTTCCAAGTGGTACAAATCCTGAAGAAAAACATCATGGACGAGACACCGGACAGCGATGGGAACAGCAACCAATTCGAACCAGCGCAAAACACCACCCACACCAAAACCAAAAAGTCGTTGTTTGCCACCCTCATCAAAAGAAAACACGCGAAGATGCCGAAAGTTAAAATCACGAAAAAAATCGAGACTTGTTCCACTATCAATTTCGACACTGAAAGCGCATCGTCCGAACAGGAATTGGCTCATTATCAACTTTCTTCGGAAAGCGAGAAATTGTGGCCGAAACAAGAAGTTGTTCAG TCCTCGACGCAAACAAGAAAAACCAAACATTATAACTTTTTCCAGAAGATTATTAAGCGCTCCAAAATGGAGGAGTTTCCGAAAAAGACGAGCTCTGGTTTGCCCGCGGCAAACAACGGCTGCGGAGAGCCTCAAAATTCTGAGAGAAAACTGACAACCAAAGCGCTGGCACAGATGAACAACGTAGTCCCGACCACTTACAT GCCCAAATACAACATCAAATTGATCAACGGCATCAACGAGCTGCAAGACATTCTCCAAAATCTCAGCCATTGCGAGGACCACATGATCTACCTGCTGAAAAAATACATCGAAGACAAATCCTTCCAAAAGCAACTGC TCGACGCGTCCTCCGAGTATTTCGCCCTTCAGTACGACAGCAAATGCCAAGCGAACGTTCTCGCGGACAGATTGTGGTGTCAGCAATTGGAAGTCGCCAAGATTCAAGACTACAACATACAAAAACGACTAAACTTTTTGGTCAAGACCAACAGATCGTTACAATTCCAGATCGAGAGCTTGTGCAGGCACTGCGAGAAATTAGCGTCGAGGACCAACCTCTACCCGAAGCGTTTCCTCCACATGAGATCATTTGGAAAAATCTACGCCAGACAATTGATCGACAACAATCGCAAGTTGCAGAATAAAATCAAAGCGTTGACCGGGGTCATCACGGATTTCGAGGAGGAATTACAAAAGTCGCAACACCAGAAGGCCGCTCTGGAGGACGAGAAGAGAGGTTTGAAATCGCAAATCTACCGCTTGGAAAATGTTTTAGATAAACAGGAAGCCGACCGCGAAATGGAAAACTCGACGATGATGATGCAACTGGGTCACCAAAACAACTTGATCAAGGATAGCGAGGAGGCGATTCGCTACATCTGCCAAGACCTCCACAGTTTCGAGCACCAGATCAGAGAACTCGCGATTAATGTGAACTGGTCCACTTTCCAG CATCAAGGTGCTTGCCTGCCCGAGATGATCTACCAAATCCGGGTCTGCATTGGAGAGATCTTCGTAACGATGGTAGCAGCGTACAGAAACGTCACCATAATAGCCAAGGACGT AACGAAATTGAGAAACACAAATGCTCGCCTTCAAGAAAATCTGCAGAAATCCACAAACGAGCTAGACAACCTGAGCAAGAAGCTGGATAGGAACGCAGGTGAAGGAGAAATAAACACTTTGCAAAGTCACTGTGAAAAATTGGAACAAGAAAATTTCAGCTTGAAACTAAAACTCGACAGTGCTTTCGAACAGAACAAATTCTTGCGCGAAGAG ATCGAGAACAAGAACAAGATGTTGAACGAAAGTAAAACTAGCGTCAACGATTTTTCGACGCAGCACCAAATGCTCTCGAACCAACTAGACGAAATCGTTCAGATGATTTCGCAACTTGGACCGAACGACCTCTCCAAGGAGTTTCCTACGAGCCAGGAAAAATTAGAATACTTGAAGCTGCGTTACGGTCAGGTGGTGTCCGACAGAAAACACTTGGTTGAAAGGTGCAGCAGTTTAGAAGATGAAAACCAGAACCTGGTGCAGGCTCAGCAGATATACCAGCAAGATTTGGCCACGTTACAAGACGGAGTCACCATCTTGGCTGCTGAAAATGAAACGGTCAAAAAACAACTGTCGACCGAACACCAAACTGTCACTT CTTTGCAAAATGAAAGAATCAAATATCTCGAAGAGAAGAACATCTTGAAGACCATATTCCAACATTTGAAAAGTGAAATTTCGCGCATACAACAACTGGAAGGTGCTGTGGCAGACATGACGAAAGAAACTAGTCGCCTCAGT CTTATAGCGGAATTCAACAAACAATTGGGTGAGCAACTCAAGAACGAGGTCGAAGTGAAAGACAACACGATCCTCGAGCTCAGACAAAGCTTGGAGAAGCTGAGCCACATTCAAATAGACAGCGATAAAGAGAAGATGACTCTTTGCGCTCAACTTTCCGAAGTTGCAAGCGTCAAGGAGAAGTTGAGCGACTGTTTGGAAATGGAACTGAAGAAAAATCTTCACTTGGACGAATCCAAAAAGAAACTGGAGACCAGCACTAAGAGCCAG TTGAAGATATTTGAAGAAATGCAAAAGAACGAGCGGACGGCTCTGAAGGAACTATTGAAAGACTTTAAGAGTCTCATCAAGCAAAGAGATTGTTTGGTACACATGCAAGAGCAACAAAATAAGAAG TACAGAGATCTGGAGAAGTACTGTCACGAAGTGAAGAAACAGTACGAGGGTGCGTTGGTGCAAGTGAACAACCGAGACAAAGAAATTAGGAGATTGGTCGAAAAGTTGGAGGAACAAGAAATGCAAATGAGACAAGTGGAGGGGGAGTCCAATGCCAACACGAATAAATATGAaaagaatttgagaaaactGGAGAAGCTTTTGGGACAG ATAAGAAGTGAGAACAATGAGTTGGAAGCGAGTAACAACTATCTGAAGACGAATTTACAAAACATGCAAAACGATCTGAACGAagcgaaagaaaaagaaagt ATGATGGAGAATAAACTGACCGTTAAAACTGCAGAATATGCAACTTTGGAATCAGAAGTGAACAACTACAGAAACGATTTGCAAGCGGTAAGTcaagaaaatggaaaaatgaaaCTGGAAATGGAGTACTTGAAAAAGTTGTACGACCAACAAACATCTG AATTGAAGGATACGATTTCCATGTACTCTTCAAAGGATAACGTGTACATGGAAACGCAAACCACGATGTTGAATAAGGAACAACAAATTGGTGAActgaacaaaattatttttgaaaaggaaAACGATATTAAACAAATACAGCAGGAATGTACGTTTTTGAAGAAGCAAAATGAAGATTTGAATAAGATATTGATGGGTTATGAAAACCAGTTGGT TGTTTTGCAAGACGTAGAAACTTCAAAACTGAAACTTGAAAAAGAATTCCACAATGTTCAGTTGGAACACAAGACGACACTCGGTAATTTGGAGAGCGCCCAGAAGGAAATCGAAAATTTGAAACACGAGTTGAAGGAACAGATTGCAATGAGCGAAGacgaaaaatcattttacaaaagTCAAACTACCGAGATAATCTG TGAATACAGCGAACAAAAGGCAAATATCGAAGACGAAATCGACAGCATTTCAACGCAGTTACGCATGGTTACAGAAAATTTGCACAAAGAAAAACTCCGTTTTGAAGAACTGACAAAATGCCACGAAGAATTAGATAAGAGATATCTCGAGATGAATGAAAAGTTCAATTCAGAAGCCGACAGGCACAAAGACGCTTGTCGCAAAATCGAAAACATGGAAAACCTTATGAAAGTGATGGGAAGTGAACGC gaCAACTTGCAACAACAAGTCCACATGTTGTTGTTGGAAATAAACGAGGAAAAAGAATCCAACATTCACATCCACGGCgaaaaccaaaaaatgcaGATGATCCTGGAACAAGGCCGTCAACAATACGCAGCTGTCCTAGACAGGAACGCCGCTCTGGAAGACGAA CTGAAAGAGTTGCACTTCGAGATGAAAATGTTGATGAATTCCAAGGACTCCTCCCAGAACGAAATCGAGAAAACCCTAATGAATTTGGAGGAGAAATCCGGTGAACTGAAATCGGCCAAG GAAACAGTAGAATGTTTAAGAAAAGAATTAGGCGAAAGTCAAAAAACCGTGTTCGACTTGAAGGAAGATTACTTTAAATTACAACAGCACGTGACGggattagaatttaaaaa CTGCGAACTAACTTTGCAACTTCACGAGATTCAGGGAAAGCTCGCCACTGAAAGGAATTTGTACCAAGATCTAAAACATAACAAAAACCGGGAATCTACTTCCGCCTCAGCGCCATCTGACTGCGGGGAGCTGTTCTTCTAA
- the LOC138137716 gene encoding putative leucine-rich repeat-containing protein DDB_G0290503 isoform X1 codes for MYRRKTVGNQEVYSEYSIYSSFSTLTLRKYQNYRTSWNTILEKRPEGTCKNKQTLSIRSSFVLFSDFSIRQIPINKLIANRSYFNYLNLSYFVTEYKMNRNRSYIKDADDEEHRAFQVVQILKKNIMDETPDSDGNSNQFEPAQNTTHTKTKKSLFATLIKRKHAKMPKVKITKKIETCSTINFDTESASSEQELAHYQLSSESEKLWPKQEVVQSSTQTRKTKHYNFFQKIIKRSKMEEFPKKTSSGLPAANNGCGEPQNSERKLTTKALAQMNNVVPTTYMPKYNIKLINGINELQDILQNLSHCEDHMIYLLKKYIEDKSFQKQLLDASSEYFALQYDSKCQANVLADRLWCQQLEVAKIQDYNIQKRLNFLVKTNRSLQFQIESLCRHCEKLASRTNLYPKRFLHMRSFGKIYARQLIDNNRKLQNKIKALTGVITDFEEELQKSQHQKAALEDEKRGLKSQIYRLENVLDKQEADREMENSTMMMQLGHQNNLIKDSEEAIRYICQDLHSFEHQIRELAINVNWSTFQHQGACLPEMIYQIRVCIGEIFVTMVAAYRNVTIIAKDVTKLRNTNARLQENLQKSTNELDNLSKKLDRNAGEGEINTLQSHCEKLEQENFSLKLKLDSAFEQNKFLREEIENKNKMLNESKTSVNDFSTQHQMLSNQLDEIVQMISQLGPNDLSKEFPTSQEKLEYLKLRYGQVVSDRKHLVERCSSLEDENQNLVQAQQIYQQDLATLQDGVTILAAENETVKKQLSTEHQTVTSLQNERIKYLEEKNILKTIFQHLKSEISRIQQLEGAVADMTKETSRLSLIAEFNKQLGEQLKNEVEVKDNTILELRQSLEKLSHIQIDSDKEKMTLCAQLSEVASVKEKLSDCLEMELKKNLHLDESKKKLETSTKSQLKIFEEMQKNERTALKELLKDFKSLIKQRDCLVHMQEQQNKKYRDLEKYCHEVKKQYEGALVQVNNRDKEIRRLVEKLEEQEMQMRQVEGESNANTNKYEKNLRKLEKLLGQIRSENNELEASNNYLKTNLQNMQNDLNEAKEKESMMENKLTVKTAEYATLESEVNNYRNDLQAVSQENGKMKLEMEYLKKLYDQQTSELKDTISMYSSKDNVYMETQTTMLNKEQQIGELNKIIFEKENDIKQIQQECTFLKKQNEDLNKILMGYENQLVVLQDVETSKLKLEKEFHNVQLEHKTTLGNLESAQKEIENLKHELKEQIAMSEDEKSFYKSQTTEIIWYALNEYSEQKANIEDEIDSISTQLRMVTENLHKEKLRFEELTKCHEELDKRYLEMNEKFNSEADRHKDACRKIENMENLMKVMGSERDNLQQQVHMLLLEINEEKESNIHIHGENQKMQMILEQGRQQYAAVLDRNAALEDELKELHFEMKMLMNSKDSSQNEIEKTLMNLEEKSGELKSAKETVECLRKELGESQKTVFDLKEDYFKLQQHVTGLEFKNCELTLQLHEIQGKLATERNLYQDLKHNKNRESTSASAPSDCGELFF; via the exons ATGTATAGACGAAAG ACCGTTGGCAATCAAGAAGTTTATAGCGAATATTCCATTTACTCTTCGTTTTCCACCTTGACATTGCGAAAGTACCAAAATTACAGAACGAGTTGGAACACGATCTTGGAAAAACGCCCCGAAGGAACttgtaaaaacaaacaaactttAAGCATCCGCAGTTCTTTCGTCCTTTTTTCCGACTTTTCGATAAGACAAATACCAATAAACAAATTGATTGCCAACAGATCCTATTTCAATTACTTGAACTTGAGTTACTTTGTAACGGAATACAAAATGAATCGAAATCGAAGTTACATAAAAGATGCTGATGATGAG GAGCACAGAGCCTTCCAAGTGGTACAAATCCTGAAGAAAAACATCATGGACGAGACACCGGACAGCGATGGGAACAGCAACCAATTCGAACCAGCGCAAAACACCACCCACACCAAAACCAAAAAGTCGTTGTTTGCCACCCTCATCAAAAGAAAACACGCGAAGATGCCGAAAGTTAAAATCACGAAAAAAATCGAGACTTGTTCCACTATCAATTTCGACACTGAAAGCGCATCGTCCGAACAGGAATTGGCTCATTATCAACTTTCTTCGGAAAGCGAGAAATTGTGGCCGAAACAAGAAGTTGTTCAG TCCTCGACGCAAACAAGAAAAACCAAACATTATAACTTTTTCCAGAAGATTATTAAGCGCTCCAAAATGGAGGAGTTTCCGAAAAAGACGAGCTCTGGTTTGCCCGCGGCAAACAACGGCTGCGGAGAGCCTCAAAATTCTGAGAGAAAACTGACAACCAAAGCGCTGGCACAGATGAACAACGTAGTCCCGACCACTTACAT GCCCAAATACAACATCAAATTGATCAACGGCATCAACGAGCTGCAAGACATTCTCCAAAATCTCAGCCATTGCGAGGACCACATGATCTACCTGCTGAAAAAATACATCGAAGACAAATCCTTCCAAAAGCAACTGC TCGACGCGTCCTCCGAGTATTTCGCCCTTCAGTACGACAGCAAATGCCAAGCGAACGTTCTCGCGGACAGATTGTGGTGTCAGCAATTGGAAGTCGCCAAGATTCAAGACTACAACATACAAAAACGACTAAACTTTTTGGTCAAGACCAACAGATCGTTACAATTCCAGATCGAGAGCTTGTGCAGGCACTGCGAGAAATTAGCGTCGAGGACCAACCTCTACCCGAAGCGTTTCCTCCACATGAGATCATTTGGAAAAATCTACGCCAGACAATTGATCGACAACAATCGCAAGTTGCAGAATAAAATCAAAGCGTTGACCGGGGTCATCACGGATTTCGAGGAGGAATTACAAAAGTCGCAACACCAGAAGGCCGCTCTGGAGGACGAGAAGAGAGGTTTGAAATCGCAAATCTACCGCTTGGAAAATGTTTTAGATAAACAGGAAGCCGACCGCGAAATGGAAAACTCGACGATGATGATGCAACTGGGTCACCAAAACAACTTGATCAAGGATAGCGAGGAGGCGATTCGCTACATCTGCCAAGACCTCCACAGTTTCGAGCACCAGATCAGAGAACTCGCGATTAATGTGAACTGGTCCACTTTCCAG CATCAAGGTGCTTGCCTGCCCGAGATGATCTACCAAATCCGGGTCTGCATTGGAGAGATCTTCGTAACGATGGTAGCAGCGTACAGAAACGTCACCATAATAGCCAAGGACGT AACGAAATTGAGAAACACAAATGCTCGCCTTCAAGAAAATCTGCAGAAATCCACAAACGAGCTAGACAACCTGAGCAAGAAGCTGGATAGGAACGCAGGTGAAGGAGAAATAAACACTTTGCAAAGTCACTGTGAAAAATTGGAACAAGAAAATTTCAGCTTGAAACTAAAACTCGACAGTGCTTTCGAACAGAACAAATTCTTGCGCGAAGAG ATCGAGAACAAGAACAAGATGTTGAACGAAAGTAAAACTAGCGTCAACGATTTTTCGACGCAGCACCAAATGCTCTCGAACCAACTAGACGAAATCGTTCAGATGATTTCGCAACTTGGACCGAACGACCTCTCCAAGGAGTTTCCTACGAGCCAGGAAAAATTAGAATACTTGAAGCTGCGTTACGGTCAGGTGGTGTCCGACAGAAAACACTTGGTTGAAAGGTGCAGCAGTTTAGAAGATGAAAACCAGAACCTGGTGCAGGCTCAGCAGATATACCAGCAAGATTTGGCCACGTTACAAGACGGAGTCACCATCTTGGCTGCTGAAAATGAAACGGTCAAAAAACAACTGTCGACCGAACACCAAACTGTCACTT CTTTGCAAAATGAAAGAATCAAATATCTCGAAGAGAAGAACATCTTGAAGACCATATTCCAACATTTGAAAAGTGAAATTTCGCGCATACAACAACTGGAAGGTGCTGTGGCAGACATGACGAAAGAAACTAGTCGCCTCAGT CTTATAGCGGAATTCAACAAACAATTGGGTGAGCAACTCAAGAACGAGGTCGAAGTGAAAGACAACACGATCCTCGAGCTCAGACAAAGCTTGGAGAAGCTGAGCCACATTCAAATAGACAGCGATAAAGAGAAGATGACTCTTTGCGCTCAACTTTCCGAAGTTGCAAGCGTCAAGGAGAAGTTGAGCGACTGTTTGGAAATGGAACTGAAGAAAAATCTTCACTTGGACGAATCCAAAAAGAAACTGGAGACCAGCACTAAGAGCCAG TTGAAGATATTTGAAGAAATGCAAAAGAACGAGCGGACGGCTCTGAAGGAACTATTGAAAGACTTTAAGAGTCTCATCAAGCAAAGAGATTGTTTGGTACACATGCAAGAGCAACAAAATAAGAAG TACAGAGATCTGGAGAAGTACTGTCACGAAGTGAAGAAACAGTACGAGGGTGCGTTGGTGCAAGTGAACAACCGAGACAAAGAAATTAGGAGATTGGTCGAAAAGTTGGAGGAACAAGAAATGCAAATGAGACAAGTGGAGGGGGAGTCCAATGCCAACACGAATAAATATGAaaagaatttgagaaaactGGAGAAGCTTTTGGGACAG ATAAGAAGTGAGAACAATGAGTTGGAAGCGAGTAACAACTATCTGAAGACGAATTTACAAAACATGCAAAACGATCTGAACGAagcgaaagaaaaagaaagt ATGATGGAGAATAAACTGACCGTTAAAACTGCAGAATATGCAACTTTGGAATCAGAAGTGAACAACTACAGAAACGATTTGCAAGCGGTAAGTcaagaaaatggaaaaatgaaaCTGGAAATGGAGTACTTGAAAAAGTTGTACGACCAACAAACATCTG AATTGAAGGATACGATTTCCATGTACTCTTCAAAGGATAACGTGTACATGGAAACGCAAACCACGATGTTGAATAAGGAACAACAAATTGGTGAActgaacaaaattatttttgaaaaggaaAACGATATTAAACAAATACAGCAGGAATGTACGTTTTTGAAGAAGCAAAATGAAGATTTGAATAAGATATTGATGGGTTATGAAAACCAGTTGGT TGTTTTGCAAGACGTAGAAACTTCAAAACTGAAACTTGAAAAAGAATTCCACAATGTTCAGTTGGAACACAAGACGACACTCGGTAATTTGGAGAGCGCCCAGAAGGAAATCGAAAATTTGAAACACGAGTTGAAGGAACAGATTGCAATGAGCGAAGacgaaaaatcattttacaaaagTCAAACTACCGAGATAATCTGGTACGCACTAAA TGAATACAGCGAACAAAAGGCAAATATCGAAGACGAAATCGACAGCATTTCAACGCAGTTACGCATGGTTACAGAAAATTTGCACAAAGAAAAACTCCGTTTTGAAGAACTGACAAAATGCCACGAAGAATTAGATAAGAGATATCTCGAGATGAATGAAAAGTTCAATTCAGAAGCCGACAGGCACAAAGACGCTTGTCGCAAAATCGAAAACATGGAAAACCTTATGAAAGTGATGGGAAGTGAACGC gaCAACTTGCAACAACAAGTCCACATGTTGTTGTTGGAAATAAACGAGGAAAAAGAATCCAACATTCACATCCACGGCgaaaaccaaaaaatgcaGATGATCCTGGAACAAGGCCGTCAACAATACGCAGCTGTCCTAGACAGGAACGCCGCTCTGGAAGACGAA CTGAAAGAGTTGCACTTCGAGATGAAAATGTTGATGAATTCCAAGGACTCCTCCCAGAACGAAATCGAGAAAACCCTAATGAATTTGGAGGAGAAATCCGGTGAACTGAAATCGGCCAAG GAAACAGTAGAATGTTTAAGAAAAGAATTAGGCGAAAGTCAAAAAACCGTGTTCGACTTGAAGGAAGATTACTTTAAATTACAACAGCACGTGACGggattagaatttaaaaa CTGCGAACTAACTTTGCAACTTCACGAGATTCAGGGAAAGCTCGCCACTGAAAGGAATTTGTACCAAGATCTAAAACATAACAAAAACCGGGAATCTACTTCCGCCTCAGCGCCATCTGACTGCGGGGAGCTGTTCTTCTAA